From the genome of Ptychodera flava strain L36383 chromosome 13, AS_Pfla_20210202, whole genome shotgun sequence:
GTACTATCAGACCATGGAAAAGGATATTGTTGGATTTCTTCCCTTTGTTCTTCAATGATATTCTGTAATTCACCATTTTGTGTCTCAACTACGATGGTTGAAGTGTTGGCTTCAGCTTCTTGCAGCTTATTCTCATATTCAGCCTGAATGCTCTTCAATTCCTCTTCTAATTTGCTAACCTGTTGGTATAAAATCAACAGAGAGCTGTCAGTGCCATAATAGGGTAGTATCAGACAAGATTTCTTGATTTCTTGGAGTCAAACATTGATGACAATGACCTTGAATTTTCAGATTTAAAGAATGTACACttaatacaaaatttctttcaCACAATGTGAGTAAACACTTGGCACTTTCACTTCACTTTGAATATGAATATCGTGACAAAGTTGCAGAGTTATAGATtcggttttcaaaaaaattcactcATGTCAGAGTAGAGGAACATAAACGTGTCAATCACACAAAATTGTACAATCGTAACCATTGGCAGAAAGTGTCCAGCAAGGTTATTACCTGTCCTTGTAGTTGACTGATCTGTTTGGCATTGGCGTCTCTCTCATTCTGTGTGATCTGTAGCAGTTCAGACTGGTCATGTAATTCTTTGGTTAGACTCTGGCACTGCTCTATGGTCTCTTCCAGCTCATCATGCAGCAAATCAAGCTGGTAAAGACAAAATAGTTTTTGCAGATCAGTTTGAATATCGTGTCAAAGTATACCGGatcatatttacatgtaagtttATCTGTCAACGATAATTCCTTGTGGCCATGATTCAATCATGGTCTGCTGCTACCTCCATTGTAACACTTGGCTGATTGTATCAGGAGCGTTTAACAAGTTATGGCTGGACTCTCTTCTATTGTCTGTTGTGGCTTACCATGCAGAAAATTTGGCTAAGcttaaaatgaatttaaaaaagCAGAAATGTTTACGAATGAGTTCTACAAATTTGTAGACCAGTTGCAAGACTccaagttttgtcaaagttTGCTTTTCTGACCCATAAATGTGTCTAAAAGACATATCCTTGGAATGTTTAAAGGGAGGGTGTCAtcagaactctgctcaaaggttgccagggacccctacgaccgatgtaaacactgtatctagggtacgttggtgattgatgaaagttaaaacatgtttgttcacAATGAATATTATACAATTTAAATGCTGCAGCTACAGTATGTTGACCTGATGCATCTAGCTGTcatacatgaaatacattgtttgtaaacaagaaagttgcacacgcgcagttccgacgagtGCCTCCCTTTAACTGAACTGCATGTAAACGCACTGTACATGACACTGCTTGTCACCATACCAGTATACCAACTTTATTTACATGGATCTACATCTATGTTCAAGAGTAAACAATGATCATTCCTTGAAGTTCTGATGTGATCACAGTCTTGCCCTACCTCCATGTTATGCTTGGCAGCTTGTGTCTGGAGCATCTCCGCattcttttcaatttcattttgtaatgcCTCAGTTTGATCGGTCAGCACCTTGTTTGATATCTGCGACAGCTCACACTGGCTGATGGCATCTTCAAGTTCACTGCCAAGGTTGAGTATCCTGTCGTCTTTGTTGCTGACACAGGAGCGAAGCTCCTGTATATTAGCCATAAGCTTGGACATTCCTTCCTGATGGATTGGAAATTGGTGAAAACAAAACAGGAGTTATGAAATGACTAGAACTTTGTGACTTTACACCCGACAGCCACTAGGAAAAAGAATGGACATTGCCTTTGTGAGAtatttaaccatcttgacctgatggtgaaatatgaacttggcatgATAGCAACAACAAACTAATGTTGTCACAGATAGACCattggtaaaaatatttgaatCTACCATGTTACTCTTGAATATCTTTGTCATTCTTAGGGTTATTATTCTTAATATGttattatgaacaatttttatgaCTCGCACAGTCTGCCCAACACCATCCAAAAGGCCATGGAGCACTGTTAAGGTGTTGTTGTCTTATTGTGAAGGGCACTAGAGCAGTATATATGTTACAAAAGCTCCCAAGCTGTTTTACCTGGGTTTCCATTGGTATATCAGAGCAATAAGTGCAGACAgtaataaagcatttgactcaCTGAGAAACATTTGTCTGACACAAAACAGTATGTATCAATGAAAGGAAAGAAAAGCGTTTGCACTGTAATACCTTATCTTCTGCTGATCTTTTCTGCAGTGTTGTCACTATTGTGTTGAGCACTTCCACTTCTGTTTGGGATTTTTCCAGATTTTCCCGCTGAAAGAAGGAAATGCAAAACATGTCACATACATATATTGTGTGAAATAGATACTGTATACATCCTGAACTGCCAATTGTAATGGGAAAATACAACCAGAGGCTGTCTGCACTGTAAGTCATTGCAAAGATATTCTTGCTAAAATTTACGGTTCATTCACTCCTGCAGACAACGCGCAATGGTACATCTCTGGCTGGCACATCATATTAATTCTAGTCAAATTATTGTCTGTTGGAAATTTAAATCTGATAGTATAATTGCATTGTAAATGAGCAAAATCCTCGGTTCAATACAATAATTGATTGAGATCCTTTTTCAAGTATCTAGATTTCAAGGAACAATAACTgtgaacttttgatgatatttatgttatttgtgttccgggaaatttttttttcttaccatagtacttttgaaatatgaaatttagcCTTGCCTACATAGTTCACTGTGTTCTGTATTAAGTTttaattgacaactgaattctacATAATGGacaattgaattctagtctggtctaaaattttcagttttcagcAATAGCTTTAAAGACACACATCCAGGCTAATGTGTTGACAAGTtgtatattttgacatgatttcaggaacagaacaagaaactgttatTTATAGATAGAATAAAAACAGTGGAAatatgtcaaaagttacagctactatctaTCCCTGTGCAAGTTATGCTTATTGCACCAAACTTTGTTGGTGACCGACTGAACACTTTTGTTACTTTGGCTTGGTCCAAATCCATCATGTTCAATAGTGAGTgtagacctgtttacagggaaatgGTTGGGAGGCAGGTTATAAAAAGCTCAACTTGTTcatccccaattccctgtaaacaggtccacactcaccattgataacaatggggttgggccaaaccatggtggtgaaagggttgaaccACAGCAAACACTTTGAGAGAATTCAGTGACTTGACATAACACATACCAGTTGCTGACACTGAGACAGTATATCCGTATTCTGTGCTTTCAACTGACTGTTGTCCTCTAAAGCCTTCAACAATTCCTTTTCTTTGTCTTCTTGTTTCAGCTGTGCTTCCAGAGCAGTCGTCTTTTCAGTTTCTGCCTCCAGTTTGTTGAGCAGCAACTGCCAGACAAGATATAGGACAAGAAAGTTTAAGAAAATGGCACTCAGAACTTTCACCAACTTACCAATTTATTGAATGGCAACTAGCAAAGAAAGGTGAAAGAAAGTTGTTCAAGAAATGATATTAGGAATCTACATGTACAAACAAAGATAGAAATGCATATTTCCATATACATTGATAATGGCTTTGTTTATACTGCCATCAAATCTGTAGAACTAGAACACTATGTATCATTTTTATTCCATAGTAGAACCCTTAACTCTTCTTTTTTTGTCCATGTcttcatcattttacaagttcaaTTATAACGCACGTAACTATAATTTTGACATCCAAAGAGAAATATCTGCACTCTGAGTACTGACAGGTATTGAGTGGATGACTGATCAAATTGATGAGAAATTACGGGAGATGGCTTGAACTACAAGTTTCTAAAACATTGGCCGTATtctggaccaattcaaacccaGGAATCATTAACTGTAACATTTTAGAAGCCATAGAATTACACGTCACACACCTGCATTTCTTGTTCCAACTGTTTGACTTGTTCTTTTTCCTTCTGTAGCAGTTCCCTAGATTCCTGCAAGTGTTTCTCTATCAGTTGTTTTTCCATCTCTGAGGTCTGATAGTCATTCTGACTCTGGTCTTTCTCCTCCCTCATCTCATCTAGCTGTTTCTGAAGGTTGAACATCTCAATCTCTATCCTCACCACCTTGGCGTCCAGTGCCGCTTTCTCTTCGCTGTGTTCGACGTTTATCTTCTCTTTCCTCTGTTTTTCCTCGTCTAGCTGTCGGTCGGCTGAGTTCAGGAGAACTCTGAGATCCTCCACTTCTCCTTTCACCACTGTTTAATTAGATTCATTTGATAATTACACTCACTTGATTCATAACAAATTACTATGTAAATGATCCAACCCAGAGTCTTTGCACCATTCTCTCATAGACACAGTACATGTGTATCAAAGCACAAAGGCATAATACAATGGCTGCATTGACCTTGACTTTGAATTTCTTACATGGTCATACATTTTTGGTGaatgtctttgtctttatattttcatggcagtcattcaaaatttcattgtaaatGTGACATTCAAACATACCATTCCTTCCTTGATTATTGTCATGACAGTTTAACTGAGAAAAAAGGATTAAATTTGTTAGTGTTTTTGTAAAGGTTGGTACCCAGGTAAATTTTACGAGGGTTCCCCATTGTACAAAAATCCAATGATATTAGAGGACAACATTACAAGGGTTCCTTAACAATTACCCTTGTtctcaaatatcaaatgaaaaacaatgtttgtcTATGCTATGCATATACCAGCAGAGGATACTCAGACTAGAGAGGGATTTTGGTATTCCTTTTTTTATTAACTCTTCGCCCCTATCTTCCTTGAAAGAGATCTACCATATGTTTCACAAGGTAAACAGCTGGCCAATGATATAACTGAAATTTCTTGATGACAAGGTTTAATTAAACACAGAAAAATTACTATTGATTAATATACCGGTACAGTGTATCTGGTCAATTTGATTATACAacatttctttcagtctctacAATTCATATTCCATTACTAGTTCTTACCATCATGTTCTGTGATGAGTTCATCCAATTCAGCTGTTAACTTTGACACCTGATTGGTCAGTTCTTGCTCCTTTGTCGACCAATCAGAACGGCTTGATTGAAGCATCTGGAAACGAATGCAGGAGTGGTATAAAATGCTGTCCCCCGTATTTATTCAAAAAGCCTTGTGGCAATTTTACTTGATAGATAATAGTACACAAATGAATGGCTTGTAATTTGTGGTGGGAATTGGACCCCTTGGGTcatttcagtaaaaatacagCCATACTTAACCCATTATCCTGCTGGAGCAATCCAGTTTTTGGGGATCAAATGTGGAAACACAACTCAAAATGACCAACCAGCATGTAACATATACTGGGTGAAACGATACTAAGACCAATTTTCAGTGCATATCAAAGAAATACAACTGGGTGGCAGTGAAAACTCACCTCATTCAATTGTTGGTTCTGTATTTCCAGTCTGCACACTTCAGATTTCAATTTCAGACTCTTTGATTCATCCTCCTGCAACTGCTCCAACATTGAATTGTACCGCTCCTGAAAATTACAATAGAGGAAAATTACATGCACCTTTCTGTATTAACACATCAACAGCTACAAAGATCTAGCTGGAAAGAGATTTTGTGATGAGTCTATActtatgaaattgtgtataggAAAAAGTTTTGTGATTTCCATAAAACACTTTTTGTATTAACTGTATGCAAACTACTAGTACACTATAAATTATCTTACAAGGATTTTTTCTCCATATCACTGGTCGACAAAGGTTTTAACCAATGGTTCTACTGCAGAATAAATGGGACACACAGTGTTCAACAGACACAGTGGGCTCAAAAGATCATGTGATGGTACAAAGAAACCCATATGCACAAACACTCATTTCTGTGTGGTTTGTACACACGGTTTTGTTTATACTGTGGTCCATTCAAAGTTTGGGTTTAACCCATTGATGTACTTGTATATAGTATTGTttcaagaataatttttttcaatataagcAAAGTTTTGGTCAATCTCTCTGCAGAAGACAAAGAATTACTATCAAGATTGGACACTCTCTCCACACTAACCctaaatttcttgatttcttcagTCAGGGCTTCACATCTCTGATCTGTCATTTCAATGGGCATTGCCACGTCATCAATACCCTCCTCATCACACTCATCTCCTTCATTGTCGCTGAGTGACAACGGTATCGGTGAGTCCCCACTACCATGGCCTCCTGATGATTTCACCAGTATCTTTCTGTTCCTCAGGTTGTACACAGCTCTCTTTGGTGTGGTGATGGTCTGCGGGGCAGAGAAGATGGTTGCCAATTTACATGTGGGCTGTTTCATTTACACTCAAAAACTTGACGGATTCCTAGATCTTTATGTGAATCCATCCTGATGTGAGGTAATATTTATTCATCACATGGCTTATTTTTACAAGATACAGAATGCTGAACTGCATCGTATTTTTCACTCTACGTTTTGACGCTTTGTTTGAATTATGCTCTGTGGTGTTTGTACACAGTGCTACATACATGAGTGCACACCACATGTTCTCAGTTGTTGCTTTCTCTGAGACCAGAGCAGTGTCCACCCTTGCACCAAGACCTCTGGACAATTGGTCACCAGACACCAAACACCAGTGGTCACCATGGCATCAGACCAATGGTCACTCTGGCATCAGACCAACGGTCAACCTGGCATAAGACCAATGGTCACCCTGACATCATGCCTGAGGTCAAAATTTGTGTTTAGAATCTGCTGAGTGGAGGTATGATGCATGTATCTACAAACCTTGATTGTCTCAGCATGCATATCTTTCATGGCTTCCATTTCCAtcttgtttttcactttgaCACCTTCCAGAACCTTCTCCAATTCCGACACAGTCTTGTTGAGGGACGCATTCTCTGCCTCCAAGTTGACTTGCTTCTGTCTTGCTAACTCCTCCTTCTCTGCAAGTTCTTGTTTGGTCTGAaagatgaaaaattaaaatgcacataaagGGAATATTACATTATCCCTGTGCTATGGTTGAACGAAATCAGTTCAGACATGATAGAGCTAGGTTAGTCCATTCAGACAGGTCTTGATCTAGCTCAATGTCTAAACCTCCATCTCACAGGCACCGAACAGTATCAACATTAGGTTTCCTGGCCTGGAAAATTCATTTCCCTGTGAAAATGATTTGACTGAAAAGAATGATATGTTTAATGATTCCTGTATTTGAAATTACCTATTGATAAATGCACAATCATGTAAATATGAATACACAAGACGTACAAACAAGCTACCAATTGAAATGTGTATTTACCACAAATGGTAACCTTACAGAAATCTCACTCACACTATAAACGCTGTAATCTGCTAATATACTGTATCATTGAGAATCTACCAGTACATATGTTCATTCACATATGTACAAAGTGTGTCAAATATTGCAAGGTCTCATCTGTACAAATCCAACTCACTCTAAAACACAGAAAGACAAGAGTACACTCACTGATTCCAGAGCTTTCTGCAGTTGCTGTATCTGGGCCTTGTATCTCTCAAGCGTAGCAGCTGATACTTTATCAGCAGCCTGAGGGGTACTGTTTGGTGTACTAACATTCCCTGGTCTCTCTGGAATTGGTAAAGAAAGCAAAAGCACAGGTATAAGTTATTCAGTACCTGTTCCAATATTTATTTAATTCTTAGTATGTGTCAGGACAAAATTATCACTGGTCTTGCTGCATATTTAAAAACATTTATGTAAGAAGGCAACACATCATATAGAATAAAGTTCTGAACACTAGCCCCTATAAAAATGTATGAGCAGCAGCTCTTCAGATCTTTCAATCCTGACTAAGGAGGACTGAAAATCTGAATTTCTCATGAAATTTGCCTTCAAACGAAACTAATGACATGTACATAAACATTCATCCCTATGTTTCTTAACAAAGTAtgctaaattttcaaatcttgGTCTAACTGAAATAGCACCACTCATTTGAATTGCATGGTATACGCATCTTGCATTCTGCAATGATTTTCCATCAAGAAATAATTCATCATAATGATTCTGTCTGAAAATGTCTCTAATGATTGTCTATAATTATTGTCTAAATTCTTTCATTATTATGATTCTGAAACTAAAAACACTACTTTTCCACAGCTCATTTCAAGTCTGACCTTCATTTTCATTGACCAGTTCCTTGTACTGTTTCTCAAGCTGCAGTATTCTTTCCTCATCGTACACTGCAGCACTGCGCACGGACTCCAGCTGTTGAAGTCTCTTGATTTCCGCCCGGAGGTTTTGATTTTCCATAGCATACTTGGTGACGCCAGGATGGTGGTTGATCTTCTCCTGCAGGACCTGGATTTCTTTCTTCAGATTGTCCTGGAAGGAAGAAGATATCGAGAGCCTGAATTAGAGACTTGAAGGATAAGGAGAGATACAGTATTTTACTAAGTTATGCttatatttctaattctttatAATGCCCCTCTATTGACAGTTTTACTTGTTGAAGAATACAATTTATAACTTCATGTCCATACATTGCAAAAGTTCAAAACCTACATGTATTATGATAACAAATTTCACACTGAAAGAGGAAGTTTATTTTCTtgactttaaaatttaaaatttgtatatgtacaATTAGCATAAGATTAAATACTTGTGAGCAGTATTTCATGCATGTCCTATTTTCCTTTGCCATTACAATGCCTTTCAACACTGTGTTAAACACTGTAAAGGTTGACATGAATGATACAGTCTCTCTTTTTTTAACAGGAGAGTCATGaagtatgtatatgtatactacTGATGTAACATCTATATTTATTGCACTTGATTTGAAGTTCTTATCAAGTATTGGTGATGACGTTATATGGCATTTTCTCTATCTCTGCAAATTTATACATTTGTAATCAAGTTATCATGAATGATCCTACTGATGGAAACCTAAAATAAACCTTCGAAATGGTAATATACACCaatggtgatattttgaaaaaagacaaaaacaccGTACTTGTTCTATGACAAAGCTGAACGATTATTGTAATGCTGATTTTATGTGGAAGTTTTCACTTACAATAATGGTAGCATTTGCGTCCTGATACGTCAGCTCTTTCTTCTGAACTTTTTCCAGTTGTATGATTGTATTTTCACGGAACTTGATTATCATTCTGGATGATTGCAGGAACTTATCCTTCTTCTCACAGTGTTCTTCCAGCCTGGAAATCCTTTCCACTAGTCCCCTTTGGTCAGTTTCCAGTTTTTCCCGGAAGTACATGGCGTCAAGGAATTTTTTCTGCCACTGTCTCTCCAACCTGGCAGCATTACCAGCTACAGGAACTAGCTCGCCACCATTGGGCATCTGCATCGGCATGTCCATGACGCCTGATTGGAATTTGTTGAGTTCGTCTCGGAGTCTCTTGATTTCAGCCTGCAAGTGGACGATGTTACCCTGAGTGTCCTCGTTGATCTTGGCCTTGTTCTTAATCATCTTGGCCCTGTTGGCAAAATGTAAGGTGGACAGGGTTTCTCCAAAGCACCTGATCCCTGGATGGACACAGGCGATGATGTAAGTTTTGGCATTGCCTCCCAAAGCATCCTGAATAGAAGACAGTAAAATGACCGTTTATTACATAACACAATTAACACAATAGCCATGGTGATCTAGACTACACTGTTGACAGCGATATGTGAATCTCAAAGTGATGTTATTGCACACAATAAATATATGGGTTTGAACACGACCTGTGTCAACTTCAACATAGTGTCTGAACTCTTTTGAGTCAATTTTAGAACTTAGTAAATTTTTTTGAGACAGACCCGttccaatatacatgtaatatggAACATTTCCTGAACAAGAGAGAACTACGGTATTACATGTCAATGGAATGTAGGCACATCAAATTACCAATGTAATGCACAACACACAACTAACGTATGAACAATTTTTCACACCTGAATGCAGGGGCTTACAAACTCTTGcatgtatgtttattttttcctacagaaactTACCCTCAGTAGGAAGCTCAGCTTGGAATCTCTATAGGGTACATGTCTAGTTTTGCCGTGTGCGATGTCAACCAAAGCCATGATGACATTGCCAAGGGCTGACAGTGATCTGTTGATACTGCCTGCCTCTTTCAGCCTAGCTCCATGAGTGTTTGTGTCCTTCTGTCTCTCACTGCCAGCCAAGTCAACCAAGCTCAGCTGAGACACCCTGATGTTAGAAACGCCGGCTTTCTTTTCCTGTCGTAAAGGAATCATTGACAGGGTAAATATTATGAACAACACTGGTTGCTACCAGAATGGTTGTGTCACAAGCGACAATGACCTGTACCGgtaacttttttcaattttcagtattttatgaAATAACGTATAACAATTTTAGAGTTTAGGTGCTGAAGTACCATGAACATCCTTGTGTTCAGTTGACCTTTTGTCCCGATTTTCCTGGTAGAGTTCAGAAAACATAATGTACCAGAATATAAACATCtcctttgaaataaatttacttGTGCAAGCCCTAACAATTAACATTTTCTCTTGACAGGCTGGTGTTGACAGGCAGTTTTGAGCATATCAAGACACCATACAGTTCAGTATAGAACTCCAGAAACAGACTGTGTGATCTTGAAATAACAAGCAAGAGCTACAGCAAATGCGCTCTTGACCTTTTTAGCTGCCTTTTCTCAGTTCAAGTCAATTGTTTCAATAAATATGGAAAGGTTTAGAGTAATCCAAGTGTTACGGTACCTTGGACTCAATGGTAAGAGTGAAGACGGCATGACTTCTGGAACTTTCTCTGTTCATGGAAGTGGATGCAACCCTTCTGTTGATCCAGCCGGCTGACAAAACCTGGAAtgtaaaaattaattatactggTGATCCCATTTCATGCAGGTAGTGGTGATGATCTTCAAGATCAGGGTCAAGTTGTTATATgattaattttttattacaatttcaTAGAGGAAACTGGCAAAATTCACTTGTGTACAGTGtgtatgtaatttttgttttgcttaCACATGTGGACATGCGTGCAcatgaataaatatataaccTAACTTAAAAGCTTTTCTCACCACTCTATCCTCTAATCCAAGCTGACATACAACAGACTCAAGATTGTCCCTTTTTGGCCAGAGAAAATATTtggaattgtatttttttaataatttcatgTCATTTGCTTCAGtaagcaaacaaaaacaacagaggttttaaaaatcatttatttttctctaaaaagTCAAGAGGAAACCTGAACAGGATCTTACCTGATAAGCATCATTTGAACTTGACACTGTCTGTTCTATAAGGCCATCCACGAAGACTCCTTTACGGATATCTTCTCTGAGGTGCAGACCTGGCGACGCAGTGTCCAGCAAGTCATAGATTTGTTCATTGTAGATTTCAAGGAATGAACACTTGCACAAGAATTCCACATTTtcaccgtgctgaaatatttgtcaatgatagcGTTAACAGCTACAGAAGTAGTGGTACTCTCAACCTACAGTTTGCCTGATTCCTAAAAGTTCACAATTAGTTAAGTTGGAATCATAATTCTGGGATGAAAAGATGACCTGGTTGTGCCATACAATTCATTGAATGACCGCATTTCTGATATGTTGGCATATAGACACGCTGTCAGTGCAGACACATTGAATTTCACAGCACATGTCTGTTCTCTTACACTTAATTTTTCCACTCCAGAATAAAGAGAATGCGCCATGTTCTATGGACTCTGTACACCTGAGAGTTCATGTGGTGGCGGTACAAATAAACGTGATCGGGTATTTCTGTGCACATTTCAACACACGGTTTGGTTTGCACCATGGTCAATTTGAATTCCATTCTAGAGTTCAGTAATCCGGTGTAATCAGTTCGTCTTCGATTTTTACAGAAATTGTCACAATTCTAAAAAAAGCCGTGGGACGCTAACtggtcatacatatgcatatttataatttaataatattaatacGGTAAATGTTTTTTGCATAGTAGCTTATaccctaaaaaaaaaaattcatttatcaTTGCTGTCAGTACATTTCAACTTCATCTTTGGAAAGTAAACTTGACATGGATGAAGAAAGCATGTGGacaaaacttaccctttctctTTCTCTGCTGATGAGATTAAACAAATACTCAAAGCTTCTTGGAATTACACCCCTCAGTTCATGATGAAAACTGTCACAGTCTTCATTTGGACCTATGTGACAGAGAGGCAATATTCAAATGAGTGCACTTGAACTCAGACTGTACTCCTACACACATCAACTAGTTTGTCGCACAGAACATTGCGACAAAATCTATTTACTTTTACTTCATTTCTGAAATGTGTGGTCATTGTATCAAGGTAATAATGAAGAAAATGTCATACTGAAAACTACAATTTATTATAGAATGACAAACTTGGAAAAACATAATCAAAAAAATTTTGTTCTTGCAAATTTCTACATCACACTTTTGCCTAAATCTAAATGATACACATGATAAAAGGACTTAAACTCTTTATTCTTCAAAAATTTGATGAGCATGTAAAGTGCTGTTCAgattgaacaaaaataacacaaacacCATATAaatgtgaatttcaaatcttcTATATATTTAAGTGAATAATTGCACCTTGTTGTTACTTACCTATcattgtgaatgttttaccagaGCCAGTCTGTCcactagaaaaataaaatacaaatacttATAATTAACCCTTGTACCATTAAATTGCATTGAATGTGTAACAACAGAAATCATATATAATGGAATTTCTTCACTGTAGAACAATGATATGAGCATTGCCGTAACTTGGTAaaagttttttaattttaatgccACTCTCAATATGGTCATAAATGACTGAAGGATAAAACGGCACATTTGACAGAAAAGTTTCACAAAATCTTTTGAATCATCAGTAACACTTGTTGATGGTTATAATCATTGTGCATTTTTACTATAGTGGTATTATTCTGTACATTTACTTACTATGCAAATATTGTTCCATTGTATCCTGCCACACAGCTCTCAATTATTTTCCTACCAACAGCTCCAAATACTCCTTCCTAACAAAAACAATACGCCGAATGTcaacatatttttcatgaaGAGATACACATAGATACCTTATCTATCTGTACTTTGTCGTGAAATATATTGCATTGCTTGCAAGAAGCAGATTCTCAATGATGGTAATTAACATAGCCTATACGGTAAGCAATATGGGGAAAGCTTCATGGAATAGTAGTTAAAGCTGGATACTAATTTGAGTAGTTTAGTTTTGCAGACGAACAATATCATATTTAGGGGGATTAATGTTCTTTATTAAGTTTGTCAACAAGGCCAGTGTAAATAAAACATGACATTTCATTGTCAGTAAAAAATCTTACAGTTTATACGGTAAGAGATACAGACAagttaaaaataatgtaaatatgaaatatagaGAAAATACTTAGAAATAAAAACTCATATTACAACGacagtaaaataaaaatcacaaaaaaatactGCAAGGAGGGTAAATTTACCTGCGTGGTATGGATGTCAGCAACATGGTCGTATGTGAATACCTTTGGTTCTGGTTTACTGAACATGAGAATACTACTTGGTGGTCTGACCTCCAGACACTGTTGTCCATGATCAAATTCACGGTCTGGGTTGTCTGGCGGTCGTACACGG
Proteins encoded in this window:
- the LOC139147448 gene encoding kinesin-like protein KIF15 encodes the protein MPSDSGQNSSDGDSIKVYVRVRPPDNPDREFDHGQQCLEVRPPSSILMFSKPEPKVFTYDHVADIHTTQEGVFGAVGRKIIESCVAGYNGTIFAYGQTGSGKTFTMIGPNEDCDSFHHELRGVIPRSFEYLFNLISRERERHGENVEFLCKCSFLEIYNEQIYDLLDTASPGLHLREDIRKGVFVDGLIEQTVSSSNDAYQVLSAGWINRRVASTSMNRESSRSHAVFTLTIESKEKKAGVSNIRVSQLSLVDLAGSERQKDTNTHGARLKEAGSINRSLSALGNVIMALVDIAHGKTRHVPYRDSKLSFLLRDALGGNAKTYIIACVHPGIRCFGETLSTLHFANRAKMIKNKAKINEDTQGNIVHLQAEIKRLRDELNKFQSGVMDMPMQMPNGGELVPVAGNAARLERQWQKKFLDAMYFREKLETDQRGLVERISRLEEHCEKKDKFLQSSRMIIKFRENTIIQLEKVQKKELTYQDANATIIDNLKKEIQVLQEKINHHPGVTKYAMENQNLRAEIKRLQQLESVRSAAVYDEERILQLEKQYKELVNENEERPGNVSTPNSTPQAADKVSAATLERYKAQIQQLQKALESTKQELAEKEELARQKQVNLEAENASLNKTVSELEKVLEGVKVKNKMEMEAMKDMHAETIKTITTPKRAVYNLRNRKILVKSSGGHGSGDSPIPLSLSDNEGDECDEEGIDDVAMPIEMTDQRCEALTEEIKKFRERYNSMLEQLQEDESKSLKLKSEVCRLEIQNQQLNEMLQSSRSDWSTKEQELTNQVSKLTAELDELITEHDVVKGEVEDLRVLLNSADRQLDEEKQRKEKINVEHSEEKAALDAKVVRIEIEMFNLQKQLDEMREEKDQSQNDYQTSEMEKQLIEKHLQESRELLQKEKEQVKQLEQEMQLLLNKLEAETEKTTALEAQLKQEDKEKELLKALEDNSQLKAQNTDILSQCQQLRENLEKSQTEVEVLNTIVTTLQKRSAEDKEGMSKLMANIQELRSCVSNKDDRILNLGSELEDAISQCELSQISNKVLTDQTEALQNEIEKNAEMLQTQAAKHNMELDLLHDELEETIEQCQSLTKELHDQSELLQITQNERDANAKQISQLQGQVSKLEEELKSIQAEYENKLQEAEANTSTIVVETQNGELQNIIEEQREEIQQLKSDQAKMTSIFEEYENTRKEKNEEIQMLKSQLLEIDRVMAEKEVLATNFQMMKYDFEFLKDQGEEKEAELKQELESARTDLDKAKAAYYSANRIKDETIEEKIRLETELAQMRANMELQLENNKEIADELERTQLLEMAHFKEKEELRSSLEQEIEIKTKLSMEIKKLEEKCEEAAIENAKLITHQNLKQKIHYHLQIKKENTHLKEQLNKVKNECAKAKQELEHYRKTFNKTRNVGDTELKENLDPRPTIV